gggggaacagagggttaaataatgaacaagtaattggggaattgaaaccaggtgtgtaagacaaagacaaaacaaatggaaaatggatcggcgatggctaaaaggccggtgacgtcgaccgccgaacgccgcccgaacaaggagagggaccgacttcggtagaagtcgtgacacatagtCAATGGCGTGTTGAATCGAATAATGCATTGAAGAGTTGTTAAATGCccaatgcatacatttttatatcaatatcaaataatttctgagtATTAAGTGCCTTACTaaaatagatttccattaaaatgggcaaaaatagcTTTCTACCAAAAAAttattttgctaggactgtctaggAGTGGTCCGAGTGGAGGGGAAACTGAAAATATACCGGCAGAAAGGTTGGGAAATcattgttattggtctattaaccaattaaCCGAATggggatgtcaccatggaaagccgaaactcccgcctttgcaaacctgctgattagaaggtcctgtgtagagtgtattttcaaccagcgactatcaggaaataacactaaTAAAAACAAAACCACACTTTTACAGTGCTAGTTTCttcagctgttgtacaatgtgatacaaaacacaggaaaactgaattttgacttcactgggcctttaaaggttTAAGTAAAGAAAATATGTTATGAGTAAATAGATTACAAGAGGACAACTCAAAATCTGACAACAGTATCTTTGTATTTATACAAAATGAATAACATTTGGACTTTAAAACACAGTTATGCACACATCAGCCCTACATTAGTTTATTCTCACATCCAGAAATATATTAGCCAATCCATGTCTTGGGAATTTAGTAATATCTTTGAGAGAGTAACCACCTATGACGTCTACACTTTCCACAGAATTCTGTCCATGTCATGATCCACTGAGTCAAAGACCCCCCCCCTACATGTTCTAAATGTTAAATCCAAATCCCATTGCTCAATGTTCAATCCCTTACAATGCAATCCTGACCTGATTCCCTTTCCAATCCGTATTTCATGCCATTAACAAAATCTCACAGCACATTACCTGCGATCTTACAACCTATATGTGGCACTGTCTATTTATCATACAGGTTTAAGACAATGGCATAGCAGGGGTTCATCTTGGCAGCATCTCTGTGCAGTAGCTCAGACAGTGTGGTCTAAATTTAACGCTAACGTCATGTGACATGAATGTCTGCTCTATTTTAGAATTGCTGCCTGCTCCCCTCAGGcagaaagagagactgggagtAGAGAGAAGCACGACACACTTCCCAGGACCGCAGAGAGACTAGCACGCAAACATCACCTATGAAGCCCTGCATGCATTCCCTTGGTGTAGCAAACACAACCTGACATACCCCATTTGTGTCTTGAGGTTAGCAGGAGGAAAGAGCTGGTCATGAATGGAGCGTGATATCAAATGATTTTCACCCAACTGTACAATATTTCTCTACACTATATACCTATGCGGACTGTATAAGAGAGCGAAGGATCAGAGTGATGGCCGTTTGactgtgtttatatgtgtgcagacagtgcatttggaaagtattcagaccccttgactttttccacattttgttacgttgcagccttattctaaaatgtaaaaaaaatccccctcatcaatctacacacaatacctaataatgacaaagcaaaaacagtcttTTAGAAATGTTACCCCATCATTTTtacccctttactcagtactttgttgaagcacctttggcagcgactacagcctcgagtcttcttgggtatgactctacaagcttggtacacctgtatttggggagtttcttccatacttctctgcagatcctctcaagctctgccaggttggatggggagcgtcactgcacagctattttcaggtgtctccagagatgttcgatcgggttcaactccgggctctggctgggccactcaaggacattcagggacttgacccgaagccactcctgcgttgtcttggctgtgtgcttagggtcgttgtcctgttggaaggtgaacttgtgaggtgtggaaacactgttgcttttatggattttgtcttgttgctttttgtgctatgttctgtctgtctgctacatcttgcttgtcctatgttgctctgcctgtgctcactgctcattgattgtctgtattgttaatgtaattgtttttaataacctgcccatggaccgcggttgaaaattagctggctggctaaaacCGTCACTAACTGAAACATTGGTTAATgtacactgtccctgtaaaaataaaaataaactcaaataaaCTCAAatcttctttccctcgatcctgactagactcccagtccctaccgctgaaaaacatccccacagcatgatgctgccaccaccatgctttaccttagggatggtgccaggtttcctccagacgtgacgcttggcattcaggccaaagagttcaatcttggtttcatcagaccagagaatattgtttctcatggtctgagagtcctttaggtgccttttggcaaacgccaagcaggctgtcatgtgccttttactgaggagtggcttccatctggccactaccataaaggcctgtttggtggaatgctgctgagatggttgtccttctggaaggttctcccatttccacagaggaactggagctctgtcagggtgaccatcgggttcttgctcacctccctgaccaaggcccttttcctccgattgctcagtttggccgtgcggccagctctaggaagagtcttggtggttccaaacttcttcaatttaagaatgatggaggccactgtgttgttggggaccttcaatgctgcataaatgtacctctccccagatctgtgcctcgacacaatcttgcctcggagctctacggacaattccttcaacctcatggctgggtttttgctctgacatgcactgtcaaccgtgagaccttatatagacaggtgtgtgcctatccaaatcatgtccaatcaattaaatttaccacaggtgggctccaatcaagttgtagaaacatctcaaggatgatcaatggaaacaggatgcacctgagctcaattgagtctcatagcaaagggtctgaataggtgtgtttttatttttaatatatttgcaaacatttctaaaaactgttttcgctttgacattatggtgtgttatgtgtagattgatgaggaaaaacacttatttaatcaattttagaatagggctgtaaagtcacaaaatgtggaaaaggtcaaggtgtctgagtactttctgaatgcgctgcACAATATGTGTGTGCAAGTATGCACGTGTCCATTTTCTGTGTGTGCTTATATGTATGTTTGCATTATGTTTGTTTGAATGTCTGTATCAGTGTATATGGGTCAGGAGCTGGTTGAATGGTCCAATCCTACAGTGTAGGCTATCTGAGCTTATCTGGTCTGGTCAGGTGAAGATGAGGTGCTGGTTCTCTAGGATCCCGTACTCAGCCTTGTGCTGCTCAAACAGCTTAGCCAGCGCCCCCAGGTAACAGCCATGCAGCCTGTCCACCTCATCAGACGAGGGGCTCACGTTCCTTTCCACCACTATGGGCTCTCCcactgagagagatagagggaggaagggaaggggtgGAATGGAGAGAGGTAAGGAGGGAAAGATCGAGTAGAAATACAGAGGGGATTCAGTGAGAGCAGAAAATGAAAGGCAGAGGAATTATAGAATGTTAAAATGTAATGACTCAGAGGAGGaactggagagaaagggagaggaaggatAAAGGAAGTGGAACAGAGGGCAAGACTGAGGACAAAACACATGAGGTTACAGCTCTGAGGTAATTTGATTGGCTGTAGCCCAGTGACCCTTCACCGTGGGTGGCTCTGTTCCAGCTGGTCATGATGTCCTGGCTGACAGCTGCTGCCACAGTTACTGTTACCCATAACACAGTCACCTATAAACCAGTTTACCAGTTTGTCATATGTCGGCTGTTCTCTCAGTGAGCTTTTATTTGACCATCTGGGTGATGACTAGCTAACTAGAGGAATTCATACAATCAGAGCACTGTGACTGCACATTGTTTCTGAATGTTGTTTGTAAATACTTTTCGGAATATGTTTCCCCATAGACAGAAATGGGTCATATTTTAGTCTGTATTCCCTCTCGTCACCCATCTCTTCCCGTCACTTTCCACCCATATTATCTCCCATTCCCCACCACTCACCGATGGTGTAAATGGGTTGTCTGAAGGGCATGAAGCCCAAGCTGTACTGGAAAACCCCCCGGGCGTGGAACAGAGGCAAACTGAAGCCCAGGGTCTTCCTCATGCCCTCCTGGATGGTACGGACCAGGGAGCCCTTTGGGTTCTTCAGCTGATTAAACAGATCATTCTCCCCAAAAGAGAACACTGGCACCAGATGAGCTCTGCAcacaggagagggtgagagaagtcTGAATTTTTACCAGCGGCATAATTTCACGTTTGACTGCAACCTTGTAATTTTACATTTGTGGTTGTTTGCAAAATCTATGTATTTTAATGAGATCTGATCCTTTTTGGATGttttgttattaaaaaaaatacatgttcctGTCATTATTGCTCTAACTCCAAAGTCATCTTCGGCTCACACCAATCTATCTGAAGTGGAATGTGGAGTGCCTACCCATAATCCTCCTGACCCGAGTGTATCTTAGTTCTGTTTTTAACAACTAAATGCTGAGTCAAATTAATGATTCTTTCAAACCTCTGAGCGGAGGCATACATCTTTTATTTTAGCAGGTGTGTGTACAGGAAATATTACAGTGCATTTCCTTTCACCTCAACACATCTGTCATTAAAAGCCCCGGGGTTAAGATTCATAGTTCACTTCATGGCCTACAGTACATTCAGTAATGGCCCTTATGGAGGAGGTTTCAGTCAACATGAACATTTCTAATACTTGATTATAAACGAGACGGTTATAGATGAGGAGTAGTTGATAGGAAATAAGGCAGGAACGATGCACTCACCCACACCTGAGAGCAATCTTGACAAAGCCCTTCCTGTTGAGGGCCTCCAGGACGAGGCTCCCAGGCCTGGCCTCCAGGGACTCTGCCGCCCCACCAATCACTATGATTGACACGTTTCCCCCTCCCTTCTGGCTCAACACGTGGGTAAGACTCTTCTTGGAACAAGAGACAACCCCTTAGGGGAAGTGCAGCACAGTATATTTAGAACAAATGTGGGCCAGGATTTTTCTTTTCACAGGACAGGGTTTATTAGAAAAAACTTCTAATATCTTCAACATGAAGAAAGAATTGTTGACAAACTAAAACTGCACTACAGTGTGCACACACAATGTTTGGACctttaaatgtaatttaacaaACCTTAAAAGCCTATTGATAGTGTTTAAATCAGAAAAAAACAGAAGCATTGTGGTGGAATAAATAAATCCCTAACAAGGTTCACCTGAGGACATGAGATAGTCCCGGAAGAATGGGAAGCTGAACCAGATGCCGAGGGTATGCAGGTAAGGAGTCATTCCTGGATAGAGCTCCCGGAAGCCTGTGTATTCAGTACAGAAATTCCCAAACGCTCCGGCGACCAGGATTCCGTGAGGATGGAAACCCATCAGGTAGTTCCTCTCTGGGTCTAGGTCACATGTCTTAATCAGCTGACCACAGACAAGACATGAATAGTGAGAGGACAATGGATAAGACACAGGTTGAGTTCCTGCCCGACTAGATGTTAGCTAATATGTTAAATACATAACCAGGCCTTGTAAGATCagcggaggctcctcagaggaggaaggggaggaccatcctcctcagtgaatttcatttaaGAAAGTGATAGTTTTAGATAAcattatactaaatatattcacgtcaccaaataattgattaaaacacactgttttgcaatgaaggtctacagtaacccCAACAGCACTCTAGGGGCATCTAGCTTCCGTCCTCTGGgtatattgacttcaatacaaaacctaggcgGCTCATGGTTCTTACCCCCTCCCATAGACttaaacagtaattatgacaacttccggaggatgtcctccaacctatcagagctcttgcatcatgaactgacatgttgtctccACAATCAAATTATCaaataattaatctagtactgaatgcataagctacagttagctagcactgcagtgcataaaatgtggtaagtagttgactcaaagagagagaatgaacaaattaatttcttccaaaatgaaggaaaagcaagaTATCCGTTTTTttcaaatgcagctagctagtttaggctttggcttggaaaggttttttcacctggtcacatatgCCTGGTCACATCAaatgttgtgcattgaagtccacaagcgaagggaaaaggtaagAGGAAGGGAGCGCAttgatgcgagaaggaatacagtGTGactgttatgaaagtgaactgtgtttacgtgtgatcaggggtgtattcattccgccaattctgttaaacttttcttaaacagaacgaaacagggataaacacacCTGTTTTTTTCCATTAGAAActtttgtttgcaactgttgcactaatgattacaccctagatcagctaggtGCAGGCatgagtgtgcaaggcggtatttattgtgtcactgtctgtccatgtgtcactgtcagtCACCTCAAATGTTTTTACACTGCAATGTAGTCGGGCAGGAACTCAACCACAGAATGGCTGGATGTGACAGGGGGCTGGGCCTTTAGCCATGGAAATACCATGATGTACTGGCCAATGACCTCTTTACAATGGCTTTGACCTATTTGAGCTATTAATACACCAAAGGGCAGTGGATAAAGAGTAGGTAGGCAGTCATGCTTGCTTTGAGACAAACGTCCTCAATATATTTTCATCAGTCAGTTAATCGGCATTTGTATACAAATTGTGTTATTATTAATCCAACATGGAATTTAATAAGGAATTCTGAGTGTCTTTACACACAGTCTAAATTATACAAAGAATGGTGTAATAACCTATTACTGTTGATAATAATGAGGCTTTATATTAATTGGCCTCCATGCATCATAAAATGCATTGGCTAAACAACCAGAAAACGTCATAAGCCTACTTACATGGATGGGGAAATAGTCTCCGAAGTGTTTCCACACGGTCCAGTGGCGTACCCAGTCAGACCTGCGGCCCCCAGCCTGAGGTGTGTCCCAGTCCAGGTAGAGCCACAGGGCATACAGAGCAGCCACGTGCCAGTATCCATTCAACACGATCACAAcgtacacacaaaaacaacactgcgCTAGACAGATGGATGTGCAGAAAAATATGGGCATCACATAAGCAAGCACTGACTTCAATTGACCTCAACCCTGGGCCACTATGGTTATGATTTGCTGAAGATGAGGAAGTGCGCAGTAGCCTACCAGTTACCTCCAAAGAGAAAGCAGAAGACCCATTGAAGAACTGCAGCTGTCTGGAAACGTCGGTTGAGCGGGATATTCAAGGGTGCAAACTCAATCTTCACCATGTCTGCGTTTCCCACTCCCGAGTTCTAAAAGGATATCAGGGGAACAGAGCAGAGGAAGGGTCACAATCTTATGCCCCTGTCCTTGCCAAAATCTTTTTATACCTAGCAGCTCTAACAAGGCGGTCGTCCAAGTTCGTGGCATTTTGGCGAGACTTCAGGCGCAGGACTATTCAAGTCAAATACAAATGATAGGCTATACTCATTCTTGTGTGCCTGGGTGCTTACAATACACTTTACTTTATCAACTTCCAAAACACTACTCTAAACGTGATTGCTAGATCAGGCTTCGGCCTGTTGTTCTAGCACCATCTTGTGGAAAATGTGAAGTACAAGCAAACAGTTTAATTAAGTACACCCAGAGAAGAAGAGGCGAAGCAAGGTTTTACTCTGCCTAAACTCTGTCTACAAAAATAAGCCCACGAATGAGGAATTTTTtaatggaggtcaatgagagtgtgtCTAACTTGGTCTAGAAAAATGTAATTGCCAATTTGCTAGGGGAgtcttatttgattgaatagaagtttcgtaatggttaggttgttacgaatgcactgatacACTTGGCATTTCGGCGACTTACCCAAAAAtgactttatatcggagttgtacCTGTTGTCATCATGGATATAAAtcattttagcatggacattgccattgagggcttccaccattttaaagtagtcaattggGTGGGGATTCCTACGAGTTGAGAGCATTCAGCCaattgactacattaaaatggagAGGGTATCAATGGCACTATCCATActgtcacagatgctataatggcacagacatAAAGATGAGTTCTCTATCAATTtaattcaaatggctttattggcatgggaaacatgt
The genomic region above belongs to Salvelinus sp. IW2-2015 linkage group LG4p, ASM291031v2, whole genome shotgun sequence and contains:
- the LOC111960759 gene encoding 2-acylglycerol O-acyltransferase 1 — its product is MVKIEFAPLNIPLNRRFQTAAVLQWVFCFLFGAQCCFCVYVVIVLNGYWHVAALYALWLYLDWDTPQAGGRRSDWVRHWTVWKHFGDYFPIHLIKTCDLDPERNYLMGFHPHGILVAGAFGNFCTEYTGFRELYPGMTPYLHTLGIWFSFPFFRDYLMSSGVVSCSKKSLTHVLSQKGGGNVSIIVIGGAAESLEARPGSLVLEALNRKGFVKIALRCGAHLVPVFSFGENDLFNQLKNPKGSLVRTIQEGMRKTLGFSLPLFHARGVFQYSLGFMPFRQPIYTIVGEPIVVERNVSPSSDEVDRLHGCYLGALAKLFEQHKAEYGILENQHLIFT